From one Geoalkalibacter halelectricus genomic stretch:
- a CDS encoding 4Fe-4S ferredoxin — MASEKNTPIAWVQDVLEEFWRNSPANRLHPDEHEKAWDRPHLAVAAGNDPWFMQFKDMLGPFYWTPEEAFALAFPELPAPASALRVISYVLPQTAATRRDQARETQLPADRWARSRLFGEQFNCELRLHLAATLTQAGHPAVAPERLPGFAYRQSERFGLASNWSERHTAFIAGLGTFGLSDGLITPWGKAVRFGSVVTRLELPVSARPYGDDHQAWCLWYARGTCGACVRRCPVNAITTAHGHDKERCHTYIREVTTPYTAERIGAGATPCGLCQVKIPCEARVPGDFG, encoded by the coding sequence ATGGCGAGCGAAAAAAACACTCCCATCGCTTGGGTGCAAGACGTTCTGGAAGAATTCTGGCGCAACTCCCCCGCCAACCGCCTGCACCCGGACGAGCACGAAAAGGCCTGGGACAGGCCGCATTTGGCCGTGGCCGCAGGCAACGATCCCTGGTTCATGCAGTTCAAAGACATGCTCGGCCCCTTCTACTGGACACCCGAAGAGGCCTTCGCCCTGGCTTTTCCCGAATTGCCCGCGCCCGCAAGCGCGTTACGCGTGATCAGCTACGTGCTGCCGCAAACCGCCGCCACCCGCCGGGATCAGGCCCGGGAAACGCAACTGCCCGCCGATCGTTGGGCGCGGTCGCGCCTTTTCGGCGAGCAGTTCAACTGCGAATTGCGCCTGCACCTGGCGGCAACTCTCACCCAAGCCGGTCATCCCGCCGTCGCCCCGGAACGCCTGCCGGGTTTCGCTTACCGTCAGTCCGAGCGCTTCGGCCTGGCCTCCAACTGGTCGGAGCGTCACACCGCCTTTATCGCCGGTCTGGGCACTTTCGGCCTCTCCGACGGTCTCATTACCCCCTGGGGCAAGGCGGTGCGCTTCGGCTCGGTGGTCACGCGCCTGGAGCTGCCCGTGAGCGCGCGCCCCTACGGCGACGACCATCAGGCCTGGTGCCTGTGGTATGCGCGCGGCACCTGCGGCGCCTGCGTGCGGCGCTGCCCCGTGAACGCCATCACCACCGCCCACGGCCACGACAAGGAGCGCTGCCACACCTACATCCGCGAGGTCACCACTCCTTATACCGCTGAAAGAATCGGCGCCGGAGCCACCCCTTGCGGGCTGTGTCAGGTCAAGATTCCCTGCGAGGCACGGGTACCGGGGGATTTCGGATAA
- the znuB gene encoding zinc ABC transporter permease subunit ZnuB produces the protein MILDNFLLRALLGGLGVAAVAGPFGVFMVWRRLAYFGDTLAHSALLGIALGFLLHLDPTLAVIAVCQLLALLLFLLQRQRELASDTLLGILAHSSLALGLVALAFLQDVRIDLMAYLFGDILAVTRADLAWIFGGGLLAVTALATVWRPLLAITVHEDLARVDGVAVDFVQWLYTALLALVVAVMMKIVGVVLVTALLIIPAAAARRLARSPEAMAAFASLIGALAVGGGLTASLYWDTPTGPSIVVAATLLFILSRAIPRGFSRG, from the coding sequence ATGATTCTCGATAATTTTCTCCTGCGCGCCCTGCTCGGCGGCCTCGGCGTCGCGGCGGTCGCCGGTCCCTTCGGGGTGTTCATGGTGTGGCGGCGCCTGGCCTACTTCGGCGACACCCTGGCTCACAGCGCGCTGCTCGGCATCGCCCTGGGCTTTTTGCTGCACCTGGATCCGACCCTGGCGGTGATCGCCGTCTGCCAACTGCTGGCGCTGCTGCTGTTTCTCCTGCAACGCCAGCGCGAATTGGCCAGCGATACCCTGCTCGGCATCCTCGCCCACAGCTCCCTGGCCCTGGGGCTGGTGGCCCTGGCCTTTTTACAGGATGTGCGCATTGATCTCATGGCCTACCTGTTCGGCGACATCCTGGCGGTCACGCGCGCGGATCTGGCCTGGATTTTCGGCGGCGGGCTGCTCGCCGTCACCGCCCTGGCCACGGTCTGGCGCCCGCTGCTCGCCATCACCGTGCATGAGGATCTGGCCCGTGTGGACGGAGTGGCGGTCGATTTCGTGCAGTGGCTCTACACCGCCCTGCTGGCCCTGGTGGTGGCGGTGATGATGAAGATCGTCGGCGTCGTTCTGGTCACCGCCCTGCTCATCATCCCGGCGGCCGCGGCGCGCCGCCTGGCCCGCTCCCCCGAAGCCATGGCCGCGTTCGCGAGTCTCATCGGCGCCCTGGCGGTGGGCGGCGGTCTGACCGCCTCCCTCTACTGGGACACCCCGACCGGACCCTCCATCGTGGTCGCCGCCACCCTGCTCTTCATCCTCAGCAGAGCCATACCGCGCGGTTTTTCGCGGGGATAG
- a CDS encoding ATP-binding cassette domain-containing protein — translation MSGVASQSLLRVSGVGVRLGAREVLKDIDLEVQADEILTIVGPNGAGKTTLLRIALGLLRPDRGEVWRCPGLRLGYVPQRLNLDETFPLSVRGFLKLAPAGGLDPLNELEGAGLRHLADRPLQKLSGGELQRVLLVRAQLNRPQLLVLDEPTQGIDVHGQQDFYQYLGSLRRRLGCAILLVSHDLHLVMGATDRVVCLNRHICCTGTPEAIARNSAFIELFGARADSLAIYSHDRQHRHRQEKTP, via the coding sequence ATGTCCGGGGTGGCGAGCCAGTCGTTGCTGCGCGTGTCCGGGGTGGGGGTACGCCTGGGAGCGCGGGAAGTCCTCAAGGACATCGACCTGGAGGTTCAGGCCGATGAAATCCTCACCATCGTCGGCCCCAACGGCGCGGGCAAAACCACGCTCCTGCGCATCGCCCTGGGCCTGCTCAGGCCCGATCGCGGCGAGGTCTGGCGCTGCCCCGGCCTGCGCCTGGGCTATGTTCCCCAGCGCCTCAACCTCGACGAGACCTTTCCCCTGAGCGTGCGCGGTTTTCTCAAGCTGGCGCCCGCCGGGGGCCTCGATCCCTTGAATGAACTCGAAGGCGCGGGACTCAGGCACCTGGCCGACCGCCCCTTGCAGAAGCTCTCCGGCGGCGAATTGCAGCGCGTGCTGCTGGTGCGCGCCCAGCTCAACCGCCCCCAACTTCTGGTCCTCGATGAACCGACCCAGGGCATCGACGTGCACGGCCAGCAGGATTTCTATCAGTACCTCGGCAGCCTGCGGCGGCGCCTCGGCTGCGCCATCCTGCTCGTGTCCCACGATCTACACCTGGTCATGGGCGCCACCGACCGCGTGGTGTGCCTCAACCGCCACATCTGCTGCACCGGCACTCCCGAAGCCATCGCCCGGAACAGCGCCTTCATCGAATTGTTCGGCGCCCGCGCCGACAGCCTCGCCATCTACAGCCATGATCGCCAACACCGCCATCGCCAGGAGAAAACGCCATGA
- a CDS encoding Fur family transcriptional regulator, translating into METCPEHPFPSQDHDHERCVAGALDAAEAICRERGARLTDLRRRVLELVWSSHKPVGAYAVLARLQEQGSAAPPTVYRALDFLLEQGLIHRVSSLNAFVGCVRPGEEHCGQFLICEQCQDLVELDDADISAAIARSSHASGFAPRRQTVEILGLCPQCRG; encoded by the coding sequence TTGGAAACCTGTCCCGAGCATCCCTTTCCCAGCCAGGACCACGACCACGAGCGCTGCGTGGCCGGCGCCCTCGACGCCGCTGAAGCCATTTGCCGCGAGCGCGGCGCACGCCTGACCGATTTGCGCCGCCGGGTCCTGGAGCTGGTGTGGAGCAGCCACAAGCCGGTGGGGGCCTACGCCGTTCTGGCCCGCTTGCAGGAGCAGGGCTCGGCCGCGCCGCCGACGGTCTATCGCGCCCTGGATTTTCTCCTGGAGCAGGGTCTCATTCACCGCGTCTCCTCTCTCAACGCCTTCGTCGGCTGCGTGCGCCCCGGCGAGGAGCATTGCGGACAATTCCTGATCTGTGAGCAGTGTCAGGATCTGGTCGAACTCGACGACGCCGACATCAGCGCCGCCATCGCCCGCAGCAGCCACGCATCGGGCTTCGCGCCGCGCCGGCAGACGGTGGAAATTCTCGGCCTCTGTCCCCAGTGCCGAGGCTAA
- a CDS encoding zinc ABC transporter substrate-binding protein, giving the protein MVKVLPVFLVLLLATSVWAEPRVVVSIKPVHSLVAAVMEGIAEPDLLLSGGESPHGHALRPSQARALAAADLVFWIGPDLETFLVRPLRSLSAGARVVSLLDTPGIELHAARAGGVWEAHHHGHGHDHGHGHHHDKDHKHPKPDHNHKRDHSHNHDHGHADKREPEPSPDAHLWLDPVNARAIVALALAELSELIPAERERLAANAARLTQRLQDLEAELEGLLAPVREVPFVVFHDAYQYLEKRYRLNAVGSITLDPERTPSAQRVREVQGLIRARGARCVFAEPQFTPRLVATVVEGSGARQGVLDPLGADLEPGSEAYFRLLRDLGENLHACLAHE; this is encoded by the coding sequence GTGGTGAAAGTTCTTCCGGTTTTTCTGGTTCTACTGTTGGCGACCTCGGTCTGGGCCGAGCCCCGGGTGGTGGTGAGTATTAAGCCGGTGCACTCCCTGGTGGCCGCGGTTATGGAAGGGATCGCCGAGCCCGATTTGCTGCTGAGCGGCGGCGAGTCGCCTCATGGCCATGCTCTGCGGCCCTCCCAGGCGCGCGCCCTGGCCGCGGCGGACCTGGTGTTCTGGATCGGCCCCGATTTGGAAACCTTTCTGGTGCGGCCCTTGCGGTCCCTGAGCGCCGGCGCGCGGGTGGTCAGCCTGCTGGACACCCCGGGTATCGAACTGCATGCCGCGCGTGCCGGCGGGGTGTGGGAGGCACACCATCATGGACATGGCCACGATCATGGGCACGGCCACCATCACGACAAGGATCACAAGCATCCCAAGCCTGACCACAACCACAAACGCGACCATAGCCACAATCACGACCACGGACATGCCGACAAGCGGGAGCCTGAACCCTCCCCCGATGCCCATCTGTGGCTCGATCCGGTCAATGCCCGCGCCATCGTCGCCCTGGCCCTGGCCGAGCTCAGCGAGCTGATTCCCGCCGAGCGCGAACGCCTGGCCGCCAACGCCGCGCGCCTGACCCAGCGTTTGCAGGATCTGGAAGCGGAATTGGAGGGGCTGCTCGCGCCGGTGCGCGAGGTTCCCTTCGTGGTGTTTCACGATGCTTACCAGTACCTGGAGAAACGCTACCGGCTCAACGCGGTGGGCTCCATCACCCTCGACCCGGAGCGGACTCCCAGCGCCCAGCGGGTGCGCGAGGTGCAGGGGCTGATCCGCGCGCGCGGCGCACGCTGCGTGTTCGCCGAGCCGCAGTTCACTCCGCGTCTGGTGGCTACGGTGGTGGAGGGCAGCGGCGCTCGCCAGGGGGTGCTCGATCCCCTCGGCGCGGACCTTGAGCCCGGCTCCGAGGCATATTTCCGGCTGCTGCGCGATCTGGGAGAAAATCTGCACGCCTGTTTGGCCCATGAGTGA
- a CDS encoding YkgJ family cysteine cluster protein has translation MSDLTDLIAAYGEHLAQYDRWFSDCMERFSDRIFCAAGCAGCCRALFDISLLDAALLQRGLHGLTPAEQTRVRERSGAILVRLQEHWPDFSHPYTLNHRPEDHWEVPEEDATPCPFLDDTGRCLAYAFRPATCRLHGLPNVDRGGEIFQAQGCSLNFAGARALEEAGLQWDFHAAFLAEARLYRSFAEALLGSPEVQADTFIAAVPFIDFTALGAPGRRGKVNLIP, from the coding sequence ATGAGTGATTTGACGGATTTGATCGCCGCCTACGGCGAGCATCTGGCCCAGTACGATCGCTGGTTCTCGGACTGCATGGAGCGCTTTTCCGACCGGATTTTCTGCGCGGCGGGCTGCGCGGGCTGCTGCCGGGCGCTGTTCGACATCAGCCTGCTCGATGCCGCTCTTTTGCAGCGGGGTTTGCACGGCTTGACCCCGGCCGAGCAGACGCGGGTGCGGGAGCGCTCCGGCGCGATCCTCGTCCGGCTGCAGGAACACTGGCCGGATTTCTCCCACCCCTATACCCTCAATCACCGGCCCGAGGACCACTGGGAGGTGCCCGAGGAGGATGCGACACCCTGTCCATTTCTGGACGACACCGGGCGTTGCCTGGCCTACGCCTTTCGGCCTGCCACCTGCCGCCTGCACGGGCTGCCCAACGTCGATCGCGGCGGCGAGATCTTTCAGGCGCAGGGCTGCAGCCTTAACTTCGCCGGTGCCCGCGCCCTGGAAGAAGCGGGACTGCAATGGGATTTTCACGCCGCTTTTCTCGCCGAGGCACGTCTCTACCGCAGTTTTGCCGAGGCGCTCCTCGGCTCCCCGGAGGTGCAGGCCGACACCTTCATCGCCGCGGTTCCCTTCATTGATTTCACAGCCCTTGGCGCACCCGGCAGGCGTGGTAAAGTTAACCTGATTCCCTGA
- a CDS encoding ornithine cyclodeaminase family domain has product MAFALPPYHPPDFTASRLAQAPVARFVAVERDGVAPAEYHATSVFPEYLQLAPGDWRLLKESRMDCVVRLGAAEDLEVVEFRRLCRGDRVALGRREDGGDGILVHTSGFRAAARRAEKFAFRTLTTRETSFSYDYDELYALLGHERHQGFVLWVLGPALAFDRDARAAFVRLVRAGFVHGVLAGNALPTHDLEAALHGTALGQEIYRKRPVAEGHYKHLDTLNSLRALGSVEAAVARGLVCEGIVHALVQNHIPYVFAGSIRDDGPLPGVIADACAAQDAMRALARRATTVICLATQLHTIATGNLTPSYQVLADGRVRPVYFYSVDMSEFAAQKLINRGSLTTRAILTNAQDFVVTLERGLTTS; this is encoded by the coding sequence ATGGCTTTTGCCCTGCCGCCTTATCATCCTCCCGATTTTACCGCATCCAGGCTGGCCCAGGCCCCTGTGGCACGCTTCGTCGCCGTGGAGCGCGACGGGGTGGCGCCCGCCGAATATCACGCCACCTCGGTGTTCCCCGAATACCTGCAACTGGCTCCCGGTGACTGGCGCCTGCTCAAGGAATCGCGCATGGACTGCGTGGTGCGCCTGGGGGCCGCGGAGGATCTGGAGGTCGTCGAGTTCCGCCGCCTGTGCCGCGGCGACCGGGTGGCGTTGGGTCGACGCGAGGACGGCGGCGACGGCATTTTGGTGCACACCAGCGGATTTCGCGCCGCCGCGCGGCGCGCGGAGAAGTTCGCCTTTCGCACCCTGACCACCCGAGAGACATCCTTTTCCTACGATTACGACGAGCTTTACGCCCTGCTCGGCCATGAACGGCATCAGGGCTTTGTTCTCTGGGTGCTGGGGCCGGCCCTGGCTTTTGACCGGGACGCGCGCGCGGCCTTTGTCCGCCTGGTGCGGGCGGGGTTCGTTCACGGCGTACTGGCCGGAAACGCCCTGCCCACCCACGATCTCGAAGCCGCCCTGCACGGCACGGCCCTGGGCCAGGAGATCTATCGCAAGCGCCCGGTTGCCGAGGGGCATTACAAGCACCTCGACACCCTCAACAGCCTGCGTGCCTTGGGCTCCGTCGAAGCCGCCGTGGCGCGCGGGCTGGTCTGCGAGGGCATCGTTCACGCCCTGGTGCAAAACCACATCCCCTATGTCTTCGCCGGCTCCATTCGCGACGACGGACCGCTGCCCGGGGTGATCGCCGATGCCTGCGCCGCCCAGGACGCCATGCGCGCCCTGGCGCGCCGCGCCACCACGGTGATCTGCCTGGCGACGCAGTTGCACACCATCGCCACCGGAAACCTGACGCCGAGCTACCAGGTTCTGGCCGACGGCCGGGTGCGCCCGGTGTACTTCTACAGCGTCGACATGTCGGAGTTCGCCGCCCAGAAGCTCATCAACCGCGGCTCTCTCACCACTCGGGCGATTTTGACCAACGCGCAGGATTTCGTCGTGACTCTGGAGCGGGGCCTGACAACCTCCTAA
- a CDS encoding carbamate kinase, giving the protein MNSTAKPLLLVALGGNALIRAGEEGTIEQQFANLQRPVRQLARLARDHRLILTHGNGPQVGNLLLQQESCHEVPHLPLEILVAQTQGQLGYMIESSLDAAFAAAGLDDPPPLVSLISYVVVDPDDPAFQEPTKPIGPFYPRRPTEDFPVVKTPRGWRRVVASPEPRTVVEKREIRLLVEQGFVVICCGGGGIPVVREVRGFQGVDAVIDKDLAGACLALEVGVEIFLIATDVPGVALDFGGARQRFLRRLGASEARAHLAAGQFAPGSMGPKVEACLRFLQGGGKRALICAVEDIEAALRGEAGTEIIRD; this is encoded by the coding sequence ATGAACTCCACCGCCAAACCTCTACTGCTCGTCGCCCTGGGCGGCAACGCTCTCATTCGTGCCGGCGAGGAAGGCACCATCGAACAACAGTTCGCCAACCTGCAACGCCCGGTGCGACAACTAGCACGCCTGGCGCGCGACCATCGCCTGATCCTCACCCACGGCAACGGCCCGCAGGTCGGCAACCTGCTGCTGCAACAGGAAAGCTGCCACGAGGTGCCGCACCTGCCCCTGGAGATCCTCGTCGCCCAGACCCAAGGGCAACTGGGCTACATGATCGAATCGTCTCTGGACGCCGCCTTTGCCGCCGCGGGCCTCGACGATCCGCCGCCTCTGGTGAGTCTCATCAGCTATGTGGTGGTGGACCCCGACGACCCGGCCTTTCAGGAGCCGACCAAACCCATCGGCCCATTTTATCCGCGGCGCCCGACCGAGGATTTCCCCGTGGTAAAGACGCCCCGGGGCTGGCGGCGCGTGGTGGCGTCGCCCGAGCCGCGCACCGTGGTGGAAAAGCGCGAGATACGTCTGCTCGTCGAACAGGGCTTCGTGGTGATCTGCTGCGGTGGCGGCGGCATTCCCGTGGTGCGCGAGGTACGCGGTTTTCAGGGTGTGGATGCGGTCATCGACAAGGATCTGGCCGGGGCGTGCCTGGCTTTGGAGGTGGGGGTGGAGATATTTCTCATCGCCACCGACGTACCGGGAGTCGCGTTGGACTTCGGCGGCGCACGGCAGCGCTTTTTGCGCCGTCTTGGCGCCAGTGAGGCGCGCGCGCACCTGGCGGCCGGTCAGTTCGCGCCGGGCTCCATGGGCCCTAAGGTCGAAGCCTGCCTGCGCTTTCTCCAGGGTGGCGGAAAACGCGCCCTGATCTGCGCCGTGGAGGATATCGAGGCGGCCCTGCGCGGTGAGGCCGGCACGGAAATCATCCGCGATTAG
- a CDS encoding cyclic 2,3-diphosphoglycerate synthase, whose protein sequence is MPRTVVIMGAAGRDFHNFNLVFREDPAHRVLAFTAAQIPDIAERRYPPELAGPLYPEGIPIVAEEALEPLLVDQQVDVVVFAYSDLPHLQVMHKASLALARGADFVLLGTRRTQLIASCPVISIGAVRTGCGKSPTTRAVCDLVRAQGLRPVVVRHPMPYGDLARQAVQRFASHADIRAMDCTIEEREEYEPLVDEGLVVYAGVDYAAILRRAQAEADILIWDGGNNDLPFFRPDVHIVLLDPHRAGHERLYYPGESNLLCADIAIIAKTDSATPVQIAAVRDSVARLRPTADVVPARTAIEVEGEEQIRGKRVLVVEDGPSLTHGGMAFGAATLAARRAAAAEIVDPRPYARGSLTQVYADYPHLEKVLPAMGYGAEQRRDLQATINAVPCDLVLFATPSDLARLLDIEHPSLRVRYGYADGDGPTLAQVLGPRLAAFIRGRGGKT, encoded by the coding sequence ATGCCTCGAACCGTGGTGATCATGGGCGCGGCCGGCCGCGATTTTCACAATTTCAACCTGGTCTTCCGCGAAGATCCGGCCCATCGGGTGCTGGCCTTTACCGCCGCGCAAATTCCCGACATCGCCGAGCGGCGCTATCCCCCCGAATTGGCCGGCCCCCTCTACCCCGAGGGCATTCCGATCGTTGCCGAAGAGGCATTGGAACCCCTGCTGGTCGACCAACAGGTCGATGTGGTGGTGTTCGCCTACAGCGATCTGCCCCACCTCCAGGTCATGCACAAAGCCTCCCTGGCTCTGGCGCGCGGCGCGGATTTCGTGCTGCTGGGCACCCGGCGCACGCAACTGATCGCCTCTTGCCCGGTGATCAGCATCGGCGCGGTGCGTACCGGCTGCGGCAAATCCCCGACGACGCGCGCGGTGTGCGATTTGGTGCGCGCCCAGGGATTGCGGCCGGTGGTGGTGCGCCATCCCATGCCCTACGGCGATTTGGCGCGCCAGGCGGTGCAGCGTTTTGCCTCCCATGCCGATATCCGGGCCATGGACTGCACCATCGAGGAGCGCGAGGAATATGAACCGCTGGTGGATGAGGGGCTGGTGGTTTACGCAGGCGTGGACTACGCGGCGATTTTACGCCGAGCGCAGGCCGAGGCCGACATTCTGATCTGGGACGGCGGCAACAACGATCTGCCCTTCTTTCGCCCCGACGTGCATATCGTGCTCCTCGATCCGCACCGCGCCGGCCACGAACGCCTCTACTATCCGGGAGAGAGCAACCTGCTGTGCGCCGACATCGCGATCATCGCCAAAACCGATTCGGCCACCCCCGTGCAAATCGCCGCGGTGCGTGACAGCGTGGCGCGCCTGCGCCCCACGGCCGACGTGGTACCGGCGCGCACGGCCATCGAGGTTGAGGGAGAGGAACAAATCCGCGGCAAGCGCGTGCTGGTGGTGGAAGACGGCCCGAGCCTGACCCACGGCGGCATGGCCTTTGGCGCCGCGACTCTGGCCGCGCGCCGGGCCGCGGCGGCGGAGATCGTCGATCCGCGCCCCTATGCGCGCGGCTCCTTGACCCAGGTTTATGCGGACTATCCCCACCTTGAGAAAGTCCTGCCGGCCATGGGCTACGGCGCGGAGCAGAGGCGCGATTTGCAAGCCACCATCAACGCCGTGCCCTGCGACCTGGTGCTCTTCGCAACGCCCAGCGACCTGGCGCGCCTGCTCGACATCGAGCATCCCAGCCTGCGCGTGCGCTACGGTTATGCCGACGGCGACGGCCCCACCCTGGCGCAGGTGCTGGGCCCGCGTCTGGCGGCGTTCATCCGAGGGCGAGGAGGAAAGACATGA